From Plasmodium malariae genome assembly, chromosome: 4:
TTAGACAATAATGGTAATTTAGGTAAACTCATAGAATCAGTTACAAAAGtatctaaaaaaattagaaataaaattaatccAGATTTAGCTTGTATGTTTAATGGTGGTGGTAAGATATCACCAAAAATAGAAAAGGAGTTAAGTACTCTAttagatataaaattttatcaaGGATATGGATTAACAGAAACTACTGGACCATTATttgtacaaaataaaaaagataaaaattttaattctataGGAGGACCTGTGTCTTCACATACACAATATAAAGTGTCTACATGGGAAACATACAGTGCATCAGATAGTAAACCGAAAGGAGAGTtactaataaaaagtaaacaattatttagtggttatttcttaaaaaggGAACTGACAAAAGATGCATTCACAGAAGACAGTTTTTACAAAACAGGGGATGTAGTtcaaataaatgataatggAAGTATTACATTTTTAGATAGATGTAAAGGATTAGTAAAATTATCACAAGGAGAATATATAGAAACAgatatgttaaataatttgtaCTCTGATATTACGTTCATTAATTATTGTGTAGTATATGGAGATGATTCCTTAGATGGTCCTTTAGCTATCATATCAATTGATAAAGAACTATTAGCAAAAAGTTTATCTGaagataatattttcaaagaGTTAGGTATTACagaaaaacaatttttagaAACCATTGATGATAATAAGATTAACACAAATGTCTATATAGATtatgtaaaacaaaaaatgttggatgtatataaaaagacCAATCttaatagatataatattataaatgatgTTTATCTAACTGTTAAACCTTGGGATACCAGCAATTATTTGACACCAACTTTTAAGTTACGAAGATTTTTCGTTTTCAAAGATTATAATTTCTTCATTCAAAAAGTTAAAGATTTCTACAAGATGAAGCTCAAGGGGAAGAAGTGAATCATATAGGAGAGGGTGATATGATGCCGGTCCTCTGGGTCTTGTGCCACCCGAAGAAGAACGGACATACGGAGCAGGTTagcttttaaattatataccaACGTATctatcattttgtttttcattttgaattttattttgatattcattttgaatttcattttgattttcattttgtttttcattttgaatttcattttgatattcattttgaatttcattttgattttcattttgtttttcattttgaatttcattttgatattcattttgaatttcattttgattttcattttgtttttcattttgaattttattttgatattcattttgaatttcattttgattttcattttgtttttcattttgaatttcattttgatattcattttgaatttcattttgattttcattttgtttttcattttgaatttcattttgatattcattttgaatttcattttgattttcattttgtttttcattttgaattttattttgatattcattttgaatttcattttgattttcattttgattttcattttgtttttcactTTGTTTTTCACTTTGTTTTTCACTTTGTTTTTCACTTTGTTTTTCACTTTGTTTTTCACTTTGTTTTTCGGATTGCTTTCCAGCCTTTTTAtctattattacatttttctgtccatttatttattatatatttttcctccCTAGGCCTCTAACAAGATTGTAACGCATTATAGCTAACTTGAACAAATAGTCCATCTCATTGATAATAGAGATTTACAGTAACATACACAGATGCACATGTACACGCACATGCCCGCCCCACATTCCTATGCACATCAGCGAAAAAATGTAGTTGCGTAGAACGTCATCTCTTTTGTAAAATCAGATATgtagaacaaaaaaaggaagaaggaAATGATAGTGGTCCGACGTGCTGAACCATCGCACATGTTCCTTCCCACGTATCTCCTATTCATCCTTGTCCttttgcaaaattttttcattgattgtattattattaattctatCCTTATATTTggttttacaattttatcgTTAAACAAGTTACACACTTATCTGCCATCTTCCGACTTATTTGATTACCTAACTACTTAtttgattatttatatatattttttttaattttattttcaatttcttatttaatttttaatttatttaactttttaactttttaatttcttatttattttttttttttttatttttttttttttttttttgtcaacTGCATACTTTTATGGAAAATTGCTTAAAGCATtgtgtatatgtgcacatatatattcagcCATTCACTTTGAGCCCATATCCTTTCATGTGTCATGTGTGCATTAacaattgtatatatatatatatatatatatatatatatatatattacatatacgcatatattatatgtatatacaatttGACTGTTACATTAGTAGCGCACATACGTTTATGTGCACTTGTTTTGAATATGCAGATGGGTGTGTATACGATGCCCCCATaccctttttcttttactatGTTtacattccttttttaacGAGGCCTTGTATAGCCCCCCCCCCGTGAATGcactttaattatttatgaatattagCCTAGGCCCAATTTCTCTTTGTTatgttttatgtttatattctaacttaaattttgaaattttgaaaaaccGATATTTTGGCATTTTATAAAACGGGTATTTTAGTATTTTGGTATTTTGGTATTTTGGTATTTTAGTATTTTGGTATTTTGGTATTTTAGTATTTTGGTATTTTGGTATTTTGGTATTTTAGTATTTTGGTATTTTGGTATTTTGGTATATTGACATGTTGACATTTCccaattttgaaaaaaggatttttctttttttttttttttataaaaaggagatcgaatataatttttaataaagttaAAACATAATCAAGCATTTAACAAAAACAAGAGGCGAGTAAAGCCAAAAGAATAAAACcgaaaaaatgaagtaaaaaaaaacagaagcaaaaaaaaggaaataaaaataatgaggtaaaaataaaggaaacaAAAAGGTAGGAAAATGATGTGAAAAGGTAAAATTGTGGAACATTATAAGAACAAGGAAAATATCCAGAATAATACCTTATGGTGATACAGGAAAGACGAAATGGTATAACTCTTAAACGGGATATAAAAGAATACTTTTAACTCTTTCTAAAATAAGATCATATCTCCTAAGAAACTTCAACCAtctattttttacttatgcATTTTCGACGCATGAGCAAAGGGAAGCAcgtatacatgtacaaaCACACTGCAtattacatacatgcataaatgcatatatgtgcatatatatacacgcgtatatacgtatatatgtacgtacatacCCCCACCACCCACAcacatataagtatatacacTTCTCTACACATTCACTTATTCCTTTAGCTCCTTCAAGAGTGTCCTTTTTTGGAGGGCACTGGTAAAACGTACAAAGCGCCGATAGTGTCTATAcctaaaattttcatatcattttttttcctttttttattcttgttGGACTTGTTCTTCGATAGAAGATCCTCCTCTTCCGGTTCCTGGTAGAACTGCGCTAAGCAGATGTTGTACTCTCCTGCTTTGCTTATCTGTAGAAGGGGAAAAGTATACTGTGTGTAATTAGCATTGCGTGCAGTGTAGTTAGTAGTTAGTAGTGTGGTGTGCGCAGTGCATAGTGTAGAATCGTTCTTTTGACTTCTCTTCCTTTTGCTTCCTCCATTTTTATGTCCTTTTGACCTTAATATTCTCCAGCAGAATTTCATTGTGCAAAAGCTTTGTTAGAACAGGCTCCGCCAGTATTTCACTCGACTCCgttatgtttttttcaatGCTCATTGGActataattaacaaaaaatagaaaaaattagaaaaaaatgaaatatatgtatatatgtatatatatatatatatatatatatatatatatatatatatataagaagaTATGTTGTAATTATTTGCAAACGTGAAAAATCAACTATCGTATCAATTGGAATGagaaacatataaaaactaTTTCGGTTTAATTACGAGCATGATGAGCCCTGGTTAACAACAAGCAGCTGTAGACACTCATGCAAATTGTATCCCTGAGAGAAAAAGGTGAGAACGTGTCATATGTAAAACTGCGTACGTGCATGTACATTATTcacatgcatatgtatatatatatatatatatatatatgtatacacacatgtttatatatgtatgtatgtatgcacgtaGCTGCAATATGCCGAGAAGCTCATATGTAGtcaaaaaaaggaaacgTTATTGCATACTCTTATTGTGATGAACTGAGGGGTTCCTTCGTGCTCATTCTacaaaagaatttataattgTCAGTCGTAAGTATATACCCACACAGAGAAGTGTACACATGTTTATATGgatgtacaaatataaatatatatgtatgccaTTCACTAGTGCTCATCTTAGAaggataatttaaaaattgatttttttttttttttttttttttttcataattgttGGTATTCCGTAATATTAGTAAGACATACCGATACAAAGATggagtattttttatttcgttcTGGTTCTGCTATAGCACAGTGATGAAAAtcctattttaaaaaaaaaaaaaaaaaaaaaaaaaacagcaaATTTTAACTCAtcgttatatattaaacatgACAACAAAAAATGATAGATACGTTGAAGCGGTCTAACCGTTCTGCATGTGGCATTGTGGACATCCACAAAAGGTTCGCacattttcttaatttcGTTTCCTCTCTGCTCTAATTTCTGTGATATTTAACAAAGAAAAGagtgcacatatgtatatgcatatatacatatatacccaTGCACAcacttatacatacatatatatgcacatataccaacatacacacatacatacatatatatgcacatatacccacatacacacactcatacatacatatataccaaTACACTTATATACTTTCTTCCTTTTTGCGCCTATATATAACGCCGTTATCATTTTAATCTCTTACGTAGCACTGAGTTGGATGAGAGGGCTTGTTATAGCACGTTTCCCTATTGCAGtctaaaaggaaaaattttcaaaaacaaAATGGCATATATCAGACTATATGAGTGCACACATACGTACTTGTACGGAAGTACGTATGTGTGCAGGTATGCGTGTACGTATgcaaaaatacatatatgtgtttgcatgtatatatgtctACTCACCAACAGGACAATGCAAACGACCCCCTTTTTTCCCTTCAGCTCCTAAGcggaattaaaaaaaaaaaaaaaaaaaaaaaaaaatgtgcacATCGATAAATAGGAAAGGtgcattttttcttcttctcttctttatttttcttcttctcttctttatttttcttcttcacttctttatttttcttcttctcttctttatttttcttctcttctttatttcttaCTACCTGTTGCGTCTCTTTTGAGAATCTTCTCCTCTTCTGAATtctgataaaattaaaattgaaaaagaaaaaaagtttagCATTTTGTAGGTATACATTCATTCGTACGCGCAAAGGTACAcacgtatacatgtataagtGAGCAAGGTAAGAAGGATGCACTCATAAATGTATCattttatatgtgtacgtatatgcatgtattcGTGTGTATATAAGTGCATTGCTTCTTACATCgtattttgttaaattcGAGAATTTCATCATTCCGTAACCTATAAACACAGAAAGAAGTAGATGAAATAAGGTAAATCGAAATAGAACGGAATGGAACATAATAGAACAAAGTGAAACACAATAGAACAGAGCAGAACCAAACAAACAGTAACACCCAGGTACAAAACCTCTTTTCTGCAATGCATATGCTGTGTTTCTCACCCTTTTCGTTCATGTATTTTTGAAGGGCAACATCCGAAGAATGTTTTAGCTTTTTCAAGTCATCGTTGATCTACAAAAGGTACattcataaatacatacatatatacctgAGTAcaattaatacatacatatatacatacatgcatacttacatatgtacgtaaaTCCATACGTACACACATACGCACATAAATACACATACAAGCGTGCCACCACGCATggcatacataaatgtacgttcatattattttcattccATCTCTGTGAAGTTAAACGTGTGTAGTTTCCCCCTTACCTTCATCAATCGGATGGTCAGAATTTCAACAGATTTTTGAATGACCTCattgtatattttgtattcatttattctcCCCATAGCCTCGAATTTTAGCCTCAGTTCTTTCTGAAACGTAATGGAAAAATGTGTTTAACGGTGTATGTTCACGAGTACATAGTCAGCACGCTCATATAATATGTAGGATCATATAATACGCATTCTCTCATAGCACGCACAACCACTTAATGCACATTAGCCCATTTATGCATATCGTTTCATATCCTTTTTTCCCTACATTTTTCAAATCTTTATGTCGATTCAATTTGTCGTTTAGACCACGGAGGATTCCGTTAATACTCGACAAACTTTTGTGCATCTTTTTGTCTATAGTAAACATATGGGATTCatcatatgttttatttttttcctttgagGGATTCCAGACTTTCTCATTGTTCTgtttaagtaaaaatgaaggaaaagaataaaaatgtgtgatctcaaaaaaatataaaaaaataaaataaagtcaTTTAcacaattaatattatatatactcataATGTCAAAATTTGTAATGCACTttttatatgcacatgttcataatattCCCAATTCGGTCAATGAGTATTTAATTTCTAATTATTGTATCACTATATCGTTATATCACTATATCGTTATATCACTATATCGTTATATCACTATATCGTTATATCACTATATCGTTATATCACTATATCGTTATATCACTATATCGTTATATCACTATAACGTTATATCACTATATCGTTATATCACTATAAcgttatatcattatatcgCTATATCACTATATCGTTATATCACTATATCGTTATATCACTATATCATTATATAGCTATATCATtatgatataatttaaaaaaaaaaaaaaaaaaaaacttgcCTGATAATTCGCAGGTACAAGTGGGTGCAGTGTTTCCTCCTGAAGCTTTCCTTTCTTCTTATAAGCTATATTCATTTGACTGTACTTTTGTGCATCTTCCTCCTTTTCTCTTTcaccatttatatatacattggTACCTTTTCCGTCTAccttttcatcattttgCTTCTTATCTTTGCTCATTTCTTCAGTACTTTCGTTTTGTTCACCTTCTTCCTTTTCCTCCATTTCTTCCatttccttttcttcttcAATATCGTTCATTCTTTCATTAACATCGttgttatctttttttttttcctttttttttaattttccttcCTCCTCTTTTTCTTCGTCCTCCTTTTCTTCGTTCCCCTCCTTCTCTTCGTCCTCCTCCTTCTCTTCGTCCTCCTCCTTCTCTTCATCCTCTTCCATCTCTTTATCGACACCGTTTGCTTTATCGACACCGTTTGCTTTATCGACATCGTTTGCTTTATCTTTCTTTTGTACCTGCCCTTCATTCAATTTCTCTTCTtcatctttattattattaacttgCTCTACATCCTTCTTGTTTCCATCCTCTTTATTCTTCCCCTGGTCTTTTTCGTTGTTCTTCTTCCCCTCACccttattattactactccCCTTATTTACCTCCTCTACCTTTTCTCTATTTTGTTCTTTACCTTTATCGTTGCTTTGCTCTTTACCCTTATCGTTGCTTTGCTCTTTACCCTTATCGTTGCTTTGCTCTTTACCCTTATCGTTGCTTTGCTCTTTACCCTTATCGTTGCTTTGCTCTTTACCCTTATCGTTGCTTTGCTCTTTACCCTTATCGTTGCTTTGCTCTTTACCCTTATCGTTGCTTTGCTCTTTACCCTTATCGTTGCTTTGCTCTTTACCCTTATCGTTGCTTTGCTCTTTATCCTCATCgctgcttttatttttgaccTTTCCCTTCTGCTCTTCATCATCTTCATCGTATTCATCCTCAATCTCTCCGTCTAAATTTTCCTCTACATCATCTTTTTCATCATCCGAGTCTTTCTCCTCTTCCTCTATGTCTACGTTATCCTCATCGTTGTTTTCATATTCCTCTTTTTGTTCACCCTTGTTTGCTTCGTTTGTTTTTTCGGTGCCACTTCCGCCGCCGCTTcctccatttttttcttcctttatcttttcctttttctttgatttctctttctctttattatcttctcttttttctttttcgtttCCTTGGAGTACATTTGCTTTTAATTCTTTCAACATCTGGGCAGAGGCCTTACTACTACTTTCGACATGACCGGGGTCAGCTTTTCCCTCTTCATTTTTCCCGCCATTActactgttactgttactactactgttactgttactactactgctattgttactactactgctattgttactactactgttattgttactactactgctattgttactactactgctattgttactactactgctactgttGTTAATATTACTGCTCCCCTTTTcgtcttttcctttttcactGTTATCTTTTCCCTGCACCAGATTCTGAACAATCCCCCCTTCCGATGAGGTATCCAGGTCTTTGTTCTCTACCCTTATACAACTATTGATTGTACAATTTTCAAGGAAGCTAACATTCTCCTTTATATCGGATGGTACATCTTTGATTGtattatgattttttatattcctctttttattgttatcattattattaacaaaataatgacCATCCCTTGCTGCATGTACGAAAGTCAAGttttgtaaattttcatCTCCTTTTCCCTTACCTATCTGAGAATAGTGGGAAGTATAAATACTTGTTGAATCTGTGTATtctttaacaaaaaaaaaaaaaaaaaaaaaagtgtatgggtatgcgtatatgtgtgtgtgtaaaTACTGCTACTGAAGGAGGggtatattaaatatttctgaTAAGGTTAGAGTGATGACAAACTAGTAGCTACATAGCCAGAAAGGAAATCATTGATAGatttaagaatataattacaatGTCGTTATTTCGTTTGAAAGAAGAGTACAACAATAGTTTTACAACTTCAAACATTAACACACATCAacaaataatgtaataaccctttttaccattttcttccatttcatcttttttaagTCATACCTTTGTTTCTTAAAAGTCCTTTTGTACTTATCaccaaaaataataagaaaaaaaaagaatgcattttttttaaaactcaacaaatatacacatttagAGAATCATCCCctcgaaaaaaatatatatatatatatacatgcacacacacacctaaatatatatatatatatatatatatatatatatatatgcacacatatgtgttaaaaataaacactCAAAACAAATGCCACGTTTCACAAGTTTGCACTAATAACTACACTTCGTATATACATggtcaattttttatttttttttattttttataaaaagagtcatatttatttcatcaaCAGCAAATATgtgcattttattatatcagaACAAATAAGAACAAAACTGAACAAAACAGAACAAATTGGATAATGTAGGAAAAAATTTGGTTATATCGATAAAATTGGATCATATCAAAtcttcattttaaaatttttataacgTAACTCAAATCTATCAACTGggaaaaacattaaaaaaaaaaaaaaaaaaatagcacaCTTGTCAAAAAGGAAAACTCTGAGGGGAGGGGGGAAAGGAGCACGTTCACCTCTTCCGTTGGCGAGTGAGAACGGACAAGTGTAcgtttaagtatatatatacatatgtgttaTT
This genomic window contains:
- the RON6 gene encoding rhoptry neck protein 6, putative, with product MKWKKMVKRVITLFVDVYSTSIYTSHYSQIGKGKGDENLQNLTFVHAARDGHYFVNNNDNNKKRNIKNHNTIKDVPSDIKENVSFLENCTINSCIRVENKDLDTSSEGGIVQNLVQGKDNSEKGKDEKGSSNINNSSSSSNNSSSSNNSSSSNNNSSSNNSSSSNNSSSSNSNSSSNSNSSNGGKNEEGKADPGHVESSSKASAQMLKELKANVLQGNEKEKREDNKEKEKSKKKEKIKEEKNGGSGGGSGTEKTNEANKGEQKEEYENNDEDNVDIEEEEKDSDDEKDDVEENLDGEIEDEYDEDDEEQKGKVKNKSSDEDKEQSNDKGKEQSNDKGKEQSNDKGKEQSNDKGKEQSNDKGKEQSNDKGKEQSNDKGKEQSNDKGKEQSNDKGKEQSNDKGKEQNREKVEEVNKGSSNNKGEGKKNNEKDQGKNKEDGNKKDVEQVNNNKDEEEKLNEGQVQKKDKANDVDKANGVDKANGVDKEMEEDEEKEEDEEKEEDEEKEGNEEKEDEEKEEEGKLKKKEKKKDNNDVNERMNDIEEEKEMEEMEEKEEGEQNESTEEMSKDKKQNDEKVDGKGTNVYINGEREKEEDAQKYSQMNIAYKKKGKLQEETLHPLNNEKVWNPSKEKNKTYDESHMFTIDKKMHKSLSSINGILRGLNDKLNRHKDLKNKELRLKFEAMGRINEYKIYNEVIQKSVEILTIRLMKINDDLKKLKHSSDVALQKYMNEKGYGMMKFSNLTKYDNSEEEKILKRDATGRAEGKKGGRLHCPVDCNRETCYNKPSHPTQCYKLEQRGNEIKKMCEPFVDVHNATCRTDFHHCAIAEPERNKKYSIFVSNEHEGTPQFITIRGYNLHECLQLLVVNQGSSCSPMSIEKNITESSEILAEPVLTKLLHNEILLENIKISKAGEYNICLAQFYQEPEEEDLLSKNKSNKNKKRKKNDMKILGIDTIGALYVLPVPSKKGHS